In Lacibacter sp. H375, one DNA window encodes the following:
- a CDS encoding radical SAM protein has protein sequence MHGNINLTVRTSPKVGYAADKYRKTASVKRITVTGIAQQVVRFLMWLTILITAIKKYQNLRLAFKKIKQLKALRNNYRNGYTLQKFVRNGLKFYAGYNIPAWPSATFNRYIERQLTRMDDPMSPTLHTIILGITKKCGFKCEHCYEWEHLNKPEVLSKHDLITIVKRFYELGVSQIQITGGEPLNRFADLLFMLQQSPKGINYWIYTTGYSLTYEKAKQLYAAGLTGITISLDHHIPEHHDRFRGVNNAFAKAISAASLAKQAGLTVCFSLCATKDFISRDNLYAYAKLAKESGASFIQILEPKAVGHYSGKSVELNNEHFSVLNEFFERINFNNEYNSYPIIAYPGYYGRKIGCSGGGADYLYVDMDGDAHNCPFCQRKLFSVLHSDLKYQLQQLKLTGCKTFSQVTFQLN, from the coding sequence ATGCACGGCAATATCAACTTAACAGTACGTACTTCACCTAAGGTGGGCTACGCTGCGGATAAGTACCGCAAAACTGCTTCAGTCAAAAGAATTACTGTAACGGGAATAGCACAGCAGGTAGTTCGTTTCCTGATGTGGTTAACAATACTAATTACAGCAATAAAAAAATACCAAAACCTCCGGTTAGCATTCAAAAAAATAAAGCAGCTAAAAGCATTGCGTAACAATTACCGCAACGGGTATACTCTTCAAAAATTTGTACGAAACGGGCTTAAGTTTTACGCAGGCTACAATATACCGGCATGGCCTTCTGCAACCTTTAACAGATATATTGAACGACAACTCACCCGTATGGACGACCCTATGTCGCCAACTTTACATACTATTATTTTAGGCATCACAAAAAAATGTGGCTTTAAATGTGAGCATTGCTATGAGTGGGAACATTTAAATAAGCCAGAAGTACTATCCAAACATGATCTCATTACAATCGTTAAACGTTTCTATGAACTAGGCGTTTCACAAATACAAATAACCGGCGGAGAACCACTTAATCGTTTTGCTGATTTACTGTTTATGTTACAGCAGTCGCCAAAGGGAATTAATTACTGGATATACACCACAGGCTATAGTCTCACTTATGAAAAAGCAAAACAACTTTATGCGGCAGGGCTCACTGGAATTACCATCAGTCTAGATCATCATATTCCTGAACATCATGATCGGTTCAGAGGTGTAAACAATGCATTTGCAAAAGCAATAAGTGCCGCATCACTTGCAAAGCAAGCAGGTTTAACTGTTTGTTTTTCACTTTGTGCAACAAAAGACTTCATAAGTCGTGATAACTTGTATGCTTATGCAAAACTTGCAAAGGAAAGTGGCGCTTCGTTTATACAAATACTTGAGCCAAAAGCTGTTGGTCACTATTCCGGAAAATCAGTGGAGTTGAATAATGAACACTTTAGTGTGTTGAACGAATTTTTCGAACGAATTAATTTTAATAATGAATACAACAGCTATCCAATAATTGCATACCCGGGCTATTATGGACGAAAAATTGGATGCTCGGGTGGCGGCGCCGATTACCTCTATGTTGATATGGATGGAGATGCCCACAATTGTCCTTTTTGCCAACGAAAACTTTTCTCAGTTCTTCACTCAGATCTGAAATACCAGTTGCAACAACTTAAATTAACCGGTTGCAAAACTTTTTCTCAAGTCACTTTTCAATTGAACTGA
- a CDS encoding alkane 1-monooxygenase yields the protein MNPFIFFRYMILPAALFAGWTAGTYWNFSIVVLCFVIHPMICLFQKNNRDIEDDFKQYDHKLFYRITPLLFVPVLLFSTLFFLWHSDSLKSIEFAGIAISLGIINGVLGFTLAHEFVHKHTMPEKVAAWLLLLQNNYLHYGSEHVKGHHVYACTDADPHTAKVNESFYMFLPRSIYATFINAWKIEQARLRKKNIHFLHWQNKMLQHLFIRTLFYSLLVSTVSVSAALLFILQSCVAIVILHLADYLQHYGLLRKKKDDHKYERITEKHAWGNTHAKAGFNLFQLDKHADHHLHPSHSYETLVHHEESPELPAAYSTMMLMALIPKLWFNEMNKRIPAELLN from the coding sequence ATGAATCCTTTTATTTTTTTCCGATACATGATCTTACCAGCTGCTTTGTTTGCCGGTTGGACAGCGGGAACATACTGGAATTTTAGCATTGTCGTTCTTTGCTTTGTTATTCATCCCATGATATGTCTTTTTCAAAAAAATAACAGGGACATTGAAGATGACTTTAAACAATATGACCATAAATTATTTTACAGAATAACCCCTCTCCTGTTTGTACCTGTGCTGTTGTTCTCAACGTTATTTTTTCTTTGGCATTCTGATTCGCTTAAATCAATTGAGTTTGCAGGAATTGCCATTTCACTTGGTATTATCAACGGAGTTTTAGGCTTCACCCTGGCACATGAATTTGTGCACAAGCATACGATGCCGGAAAAAGTTGCGGCCTGGCTGTTGTTACTGCAAAACAATTATCTACATTATGGCTCTGAGCATGTAAAGGGACATCATGTATATGCCTGTACAGACGCAGACCCACATACGGCGAAAGTGAACGAATCGTTTTATATGTTTTTGCCAAGATCAATTTATGCAACATTCATCAATGCATGGAAAATTGAACAAGCACGATTAAGGAAAAAGAATATACATTTTTTGCATTGGCAGAATAAAATGTTACAGCACCTTTTCATAAGAACGTTATTCTACTCATTATTGGTAAGTACAGTTAGCGTTTCGGCTGCATTATTGTTCATCCTCCAAAGTTGTGTTGCCATCGTGATTCTACATCTTGCCGACTACCTGCAGCACTACGGTTTATTACGCAAGAAAAAAGACGATCACAAGTATGAACGTATTACTGAAAAGCATGCTTGGGGTAATACACATGCAAAAGCTGGTTTCAATCTTTTTCAGCTAGATAAACATGCTGACCATCATCTTCATCCATCACACAGTTATGAAACGCTGGTACATCATGAGGAGTCTCCGGAACTACCTGCCGCTTACTCAACCATGATGCTGATGGCCTTGATTCCCAAATTATGGTTCAATGAAATGAACAAGCGTATACCTGCGGAATTGCTGAACTAA
- a CDS encoding porin family protein — MKKILFITAVLSFSLFKASSQVKFGFNAGISVSNAVSKDKEENKTESYDPMTGLNIGVVAAVPVGKNFSFAPGLNFVQKGAKETDSYESLGGETITINWSGRLNCLELQLPILYNTNGEKGNFFLGAGPTLSYAISGRSKLNVTGEAPENRKVNFGNSDEDDLRPFDVGANVLVGYMMKNGFFVSANYNMGLLNLTPGEDAKDYSNRFDYYSLKIGWMIGK; from the coding sequence ATGAAAAAGATTCTATTCATTACCGCAGTATTGTCATTCAGCTTGTTCAAAGCTTCTTCACAAGTAAAATTCGGCTTCAATGCCGGCATCTCAGTTTCGAATGCTGTTTCAAAAGACAAGGAAGAAAATAAAACCGAATCATACGATCCCATGACAGGTTTGAATATTGGAGTTGTAGCAGCAGTGCCTGTTGGCAAAAACTTTTCATTTGCACCTGGATTAAATTTTGTGCAAAAAGGTGCAAAGGAAACAGATAGTTATGAATCACTAGGTGGTGAAACTATTACCATTAACTGGAGTGGCAGATTAAATTGTCTCGAGTTACAGCTACCTATTCTTTACAACACGAACGGCGAAAAGGGCAATTTCTTTTTGGGAGCTGGTCCAACATTATCATACGCAATAAGTGGAAGAAGTAAATTAAACGTAACCGGAGAGGCGCCGGAGAACAGAAAGGTAAATTTTGGCAATTCTGATGAAGATGATTTACGCCCTTTTGATGTTGGCGCAAACGTCTTAGTTGGCTATATGATGAAAAACGGATTCTTTGTTTCTGCAAATTATAACATGGGATTATTAAACTTAACTCCAGGTGAAGATGCAAAGGATTACTCCAACCGTTTTGACTACTATTCATTAAAGATTGGCTGGATGATTGGCAAATAA
- a CDS encoding TonB-dependent receptor: MRLSHLLILTAVWIKPEVKAQVTTPTQTIRGRVVDAESQSPVKGATVTIEGTLFTAMTDTSGNFALQAIPVGRQRVQVSFVGYQIFLSDYFILNSAKETDLQITLIEEKKSLGQITITGTRNPKLPVNKYALVSGRSFSAEETQRFAASANDPGRMAMGFPGVQPSRDSRNDIIIRGNNPVGMNWRLEGLDIPNPNHFARRGSSGGGITIFSLSVLDHSDFYTGALAAEYGDVLSGAFDVHFRKGNQQKAEHTFKAGMIGLEFSTEGPIQKGRSSYLVNYRYSFLDILNAFGINLVDERERNKFQDVSFNFAFNNKKNTVQTNIWGMGGYSKETFLAVEDTADWKQYDDYAVYENSTLMGAIGFGQTIKLNTKSFIKTSIAVMGQQIKWVDDTLTKQQVATKVNDELYNNNRVSATVSFNHKINTVVNFKAGMYASLLDYKFNKGEWNYSNNSFKPNVIMGEGNSWLLQPYLQFGIKPNNRILINPGVHTMYFALNKQFVVDPRLSIQYRFSAKTNLTVAYGLHSKLLPLGSYFFQSGSSFPNKDLKMMRSHHYILAFDQMLGKKWRFHIEAYRQQLLQIPVVDNVNRTYWILNEMEGYANEALVSKGKGTNTGVDISLEKFFSKGLFMIASFSVFDSKFIPLDGKSYNTRFNSRTSASWVGAKEWKLKKNKVLQAGWKMLYNGGVPLSPLATIQNGSTRQPVLDETRPYSEYTDAYFRIDGRISLRKDKKKISWQLALDIQNLFAQKNIDPLGRRYDPTTNQWTFKQQSGIVPVLSYQVDF; encoded by the coding sequence ATGCGACTCTCACATTTACTCATTCTTACAGCCGTATGGATAAAACCAGAAGTAAAGGCGCAGGTTACAACTCCAACTCAAACCATACGGGGCCGTGTGGTTGATGCTGAAAGCCAATCTCCAGTTAAAGGCGCTACTGTTACAATTGAAGGCACACTCTTTACAGCCATGACAGATACCTCAGGAAATTTTGCATTACAGGCAATACCGGTTGGCCGCCAACGTGTACAAGTAAGCTTTGTAGGGTACCAGATCTTTCTATCCGATTATTTTATTCTCAACTCTGCTAAAGAAACTGATTTGCAGATCACACTTATTGAAGAAAAGAAAAGCCTGGGACAAATAACGATCACGGGCACCCGAAACCCAAAATTACCTGTCAATAAATATGCACTCGTGAGTGGCCGTTCTTTTTCTGCGGAAGAGACACAACGTTTTGCTGCGAGCGCCAATGATCCTGGTCGGATGGCGATGGGTTTTCCCGGCGTGCAACCTAGCCGGGACAGCAGAAACGATATCATCATTCGTGGAAATAATCCTGTTGGTATGAACTGGCGGTTGGAAGGTTTGGATATTCCAAACCCAAATCACTTTGCCCGTAGAGGAAGCAGTGGTGGAGGCATTACTATATTCAGCTTAAGTGTTCTGGACCATTCAGATTTTTATACAGGCGCACTAGCAGCTGAATATGGTGATGTGTTAAGCGGCGCTTTTGATGTTCACTTTCGCAAAGGCAATCAGCAAAAAGCAGAACATACATTTAAAGCAGGTATGATCGGTCTTGAGTTTTCAACTGAAGGGCCAATTCAAAAAGGAAGAAGCTCCTATCTGGTGAACTATCGCTATTCATTTCTTGATATATTAAATGCATTTGGTATTAACCTCGTTGATGAGCGTGAGCGGAATAAGTTCCAGGATGTCTCTTTCAATTTTGCATTCAATAACAAGAAAAATACTGTGCAAACAAATATCTGGGGAATGGGCGGCTATAGCAAAGAAACATTTCTTGCTGTAGAAGATACTGCTGATTGGAAACAATATGATGATTATGCAGTTTATGAAAACAGCACATTAATGGGAGCAATTGGTTTTGGACAAACCATTAAACTCAACACAAAATCATTTATTAAAACCTCCATTGCAGTAATGGGCCAACAGATCAAATGGGTTGATGATACACTTACAAAACAACAGGTTGCTACAAAAGTGAATGATGAGTTGTATAACAATAACCGTGTTTCTGCAACGGTTTCATTTAATCACAAAATAAATACAGTTGTTAATTTTAAAGCTGGTATGTATGCAAGCCTGTTGGATTACAAGTTTAATAAAGGCGAATGGAACTATTCAAACAACTCGTTTAAACCAAACGTGATCATGGGCGAAGGTAACAGCTGGCTGTTGCAACCATATCTTCAATTCGGAATAAAACCAAACAACCGGATACTGATCAATCCCGGTGTACATACCATGTACTTTGCGTTGAACAAACAGTTTGTTGTTGACCCACGGCTTTCTATACAATATCGTTTCTCTGCAAAGACCAATCTCACTGTTGCTTATGGATTGCACAGTAAACTTCTTCCATTAGGTTCATATTTCTTTCAGTCAGGATCTTCTTTTCCAAATAAGGACCTGAAGATGATGCGATCACATCATTACATCCTTGCATTTGATCAAATGCTTGGAAAGAAGTGGCGCTTTCATATAGAGGCTTATCGCCAACAGCTGTTACAAATACCAGTTGTAGACAATGTTAACAGAACCTACTGGATATTGAATGAAATGGAAGGTTACGCCAATGAAGCATTGGTAAGTAAAGGAAAAGGAACAAACACCGGTGTTGATATTTCATTGGAAAAATTCTTCTCGAAAGGTTTATTCATGATCGCATCATTCTCAGTGTTTGATTCAAAGTTTATTCCATTGGATGGGAAATCATACAACACCAGGTTTAACTCACGCACAAGTGCATCATGGGTCGGTGCAAAAGAATGGAAACTGAAAAAGAATAAGGTGTTGCAGGCAGGCTGGAAAATGTTGTACAATGGCGGCGTTCCACTCTCTCCTCTTGCTACGATACAAAACGGAAGTACAAGGCAACCTGTGCTTGATGAAACAAGACCTTATTCTGAATATACAGATGCCTATTTCCGTATCGATGGACGTATCTCACTTCGGAAAGATAAAAAGAAGATCAGCTGGCAATTAGCGCTAGATATTCAAAACCTGTTTGCACAAAAAAATATAGATCCGTTAGGCAGAAGATATGATCCCACAACCAATCAATGGACATTCAAGCAACAATCAGGCATTGTTCCCGTGTTGAGTTACCAGGTAGATTTTTGA
- the rlmB gene encoding 23S rRNA (guanosine(2251)-2'-O)-methyltransferase RlmB, giving the protein MGFFFMFLCSVKQFRQKQQRPKKSSLVIGRIPVLEALQEGKQLDRIYMQNTLHGDVAEEIQKLAFKQQVPVNKVPVEKLNSFNVSDHQGCIAQLSKIRYQDLQQVIDWVVAKGEVPMFVILDGVTDIRNIGGIARTALCCGAQAIIIPDKGVGALNEDAILTSAGALELISVCRVNSLMKAVDDLHLNGIRVLASEMTAKKSIYYCDFKEPCAIVMGGEEKGVFPGLMKICDETFKIPMKGDFESLNVGVATAMILYEAMKQRG; this is encoded by the coding sequence GTGGGTTTCTTTTTTATGTTTCTTTGCAGCGTGAAACAGTTCCGTCAAAAACAGCAACGTCCCAAGAAATCGTCATTAGTGATCGGTCGTATTCCTGTGCTTGAAGCATTGCAGGAAGGCAAACAGCTCGATCGTATTTACATGCAGAATACGTTGCACGGCGATGTTGCAGAAGAAATTCAAAAGCTCGCTTTTAAACAACAGGTGCCGGTAAACAAAGTGCCGGTTGAAAAACTAAATAGTTTTAATGTGAGCGATCACCAGGGATGCATTGCTCAACTTTCAAAGATCCGCTATCAGGATCTGCAACAGGTAATTGATTGGGTGGTAGCAAAAGGCGAAGTGCCGATGTTTGTGATTCTTGATGGTGTTACTGATATCCGGAATATCGGCGGTATTGCACGCACTGCATTATGTTGTGGTGCTCAAGCTATCATCATACCTGACAAAGGAGTAGGGGCATTGAATGAAGATGCAATTCTTACAAGTGCGGGTGCTTTAGAATTGATTTCTGTTTGCAGAGTGAACAGTTTAATGAAAGCCGTTGATGATCTTCATCTCAATGGCATTCGTGTATTAGCCAGTGAAATGACTGCAAAAAAAAGTATTTACTATTGCGATTTTAAAGAACCTTGTGCCATTGTAATGGGAGGAGAAGAGAAAGGTGTTTTTCCCGGCTTGATGAAAATATGCGATGAAACTTTCAAAATCCCCATGAAAGGAGATTTTGAAAGTTTGAATGTAGGTGTAGCAACGGCCATGATATTATACGAAGCAATGAAGCAACGGGGGTAA
- the metK gene encoding methionine adenosyltransferase has translation MPYLFTSESVSEGHPDKVADQISDALIDNFLAFDAQSKVACETLVTTGQVVLAGEVRSKAYLDVQEIARGVIKKIGYTKSEYMFEANSCGVLSAIHEQSADINQGVDRKKKEEQGAGDQGMMFGYATNETEHYMPLALDLAHNLLIELAAIRREKNSKMPYLRPDAKSQVTLEYDDNNQPVRIDAIVISTQHDDFDAEAKMLAKIKADVINILIPRIKSKYKKYAKLFNNDIKYHINPTGKFVIGGPHGDTGLTGRKIIVDTYGGKGAHGGGAFSGKDPSKVDRSAAYATRHIAKNLVAAGLCSEVLVQVSYAIGVAKPTSINVNTYGTAKVDLSDGAIAKIVEGIFDMRPYFIEQRLKLRNPIYSETAAYGHMGRVPEVVEKTFKSPDGKVKKVKVELFTWEKLDYVSKVKKAFGLK, from the coding sequence ATGCCTTACTTATTTACATCTGAATCAGTTTCTGAAGGTCATCCTGATAAAGTAGCTGACCAAATCAGTGATGCACTCATTGATAATTTTCTTGCATTTGATGCCCAATCAAAAGTAGCCTGCGAAACATTGGTTACTACCGGCCAGGTTGTTTTGGCTGGTGAAGTACGTTCAAAGGCTTACCTCGATGTGCAGGAAATTGCCCGTGGTGTAATTAAGAAGATCGGCTATACAAAGAGTGAATATATGTTTGAAGCAAACTCATGTGGTGTGTTGAGCGCCATCCATGAGCAGAGTGCCGACATTAACCAAGGTGTTGACCGCAAGAAAAAAGAAGAGCAGGGTGCCGGTGACCAAGGAATGATGTTTGGTTATGCTACCAACGAAACGGAACATTATATGCCATTGGCATTGGATCTTGCACATAACCTCTTGATCGAATTAGCAGCTATCCGTCGTGAGAAGAATTCAAAAATGCCTTACCTGCGTCCCGATGCAAAGAGCCAGGTCACGTTGGAATATGATGATAACAACCAGCCGGTTCGTATCGATGCGATCGTTATCTCTACTCAGCACGATGATTTTGATGCTGAAGCCAAAATGTTGGCAAAGATCAAAGCTGATGTGATCAACATCCTGATCCCACGTATCAAATCAAAGTACAAGAAATATGCGAAGTTGTTTAACAACGATATTAAATACCACATCAACCCAACAGGTAAGTTCGTAATTGGCGGCCCTCATGGTGACACAGGTTTGACAGGTCGTAAGATCATTGTTGATACTTATGGTGGTAAAGGTGCTCACGGTGGTGGTGCTTTCAGTGGTAAAGATCCTTCTAAAGTAGATCGTTCAGCTGCTTACGCTACACGTCACATTGCAAAGAACTTAGTTGCTGCCGGTTTGTGTAGTGAAGTGTTGGTACAGGTTTCTTATGCAATTGGTGTTGCAAAACCAACTTCAATTAACGTAAATACATACGGTACTGCCAAGGTTGATTTGAGTGATGGTGCTATTGCAAAGATCGTTGAAGGTATCTTCGATATGCGTCCTTACTTTATCGAACAACGTTTGAAATTACGTAACCCTATTTACAGTGAAACTGCTGCTTATGGTCACATGGGTCGTGTTCCTGAAGTGGTTGAAAAAACATTCAAGAGCCCCGATGGTAAAGTGAAAAAAGTAAAAGTGGAACTGTTTACCTGGGAAAAATTAGATTACGTATCGAAAGTGAAAAAAGCTTTCGGTTTAAAATAA
- a CDS encoding DUF4270 family protein, with the protein MSFLTPEMRSKSSFLFFPLVIAILISSCTKLERTTLGGDLLPSTDRLVTNTIILPVTTTNYLEIDSTFSGKADQHLLGYINDPMFGTTTASMYLQLLPTLYPFTYAVSKDSLFLDSCVLSLSFSGSYGDTSAVSKVNVYKISDPTFKANKLYRLTDAPNFSTGDFLGSTSVSVRDIRRPYRAAYKADSVVNQLRIRLSDAFGRLLLDQNNVNGAFQNDTTFKNFLNGFAIVADSVTSGNVINYFQLTGETTRLNLYYRQTNKEGKIDTTVARFTFVNDTIRSANANKIHRNYAGSTAQPVIAAGVPSSLVYVQTAPGTAVRVSIPGLDTLTNRPYIIHRAELVAQQVYQGPLTLENMFMPPFLHMSSFSASGSVEPIPFDQQYYMTLGTSAGSFLNQQLDTIYTFDYDYAGGGTNFIRDASNNLISEYRLNMTSYIQNLVNNKTTRRDFKLSAPYVVHFTAKKASATSLNPLAYGRVQLGGGSHPTQKMYVRIYYSKQ; encoded by the coding sequence ATGAGTTTTCTCACACCGGAAATGCGCAGTAAGAGTTCCTTTTTATTTTTCCCTTTAGTTATTGCAATCCTTATCAGCAGTTGTACGAAATTAGAGCGTACAACTTTAGGAGGTGATCTGTTACCTAGTACTGATCGTTTGGTAACCAATACAATTATACTTCCGGTTACAACTACCAATTATCTTGAGATCGATTCAACATTCAGTGGCAAGGCTGATCAGCATTTGTTAGGTTATATCAACGATCCGATGTTTGGTACAACTACTGCTTCAATGTATTTGCAGTTGCTGCCAACACTTTATCCTTTTACCTATGCGGTATCAAAAGATAGTTTGTTTCTTGACTCATGTGTACTCTCGTTATCTTTCTCTGGTTCTTATGGTGATACATCAGCTGTTTCAAAAGTGAATGTTTACAAGATCAGCGATCCAACGTTTAAAGCAAATAAATTATACCGCTTAACGGACGCACCTAATTTTTCTACTGGAGATTTTCTTGGATCAACCTCTGTTTCTGTAAGAGACATCAGGAGACCTTACCGTGCAGCATATAAAGCGGATAGCGTAGTGAATCAATTACGTATTCGTTTGAGTGATGCTTTTGGTCGGTTGTTATTGGACCAGAACAATGTAAACGGGGCTTTCCAGAACGATACAACTTTTAAGAACTTCCTCAACGGTTTTGCTATTGTTGCTGATTCTGTTACCAGCGGAAATGTCATCAACTACTTTCAGCTTACGGGTGAAACAACAAGGTTAAATCTGTATTACAGACAAACGAATAAGGAAGGCAAAATTGATACAACTGTTGCTCGTTTTACGTTCGTGAATGATACAATCCGTAGTGCTAATGCCAACAAAATACATCGCAATTATGCCGGCAGCACTGCACAGCCTGTAATAGCGGCGGGTGTGCCATCGAGCCTTGTGTATGTTCAAACAGCTCCCGGTACTGCAGTTCGGGTATCGATTCCTGGTCTTGACACCTTAACAAACCGTCCTTATATTATCCACCGTGCAGAGTTGGTTGCACAGCAGGTTTATCAAGGGCCGTTGACTCTTGAAAATATGTTTATGCCGCCTTTCCTGCATATGTCAAGTTTCTCAGCATCTGGTTCTGTAGAGCCGATCCCATTCGATCAGCAATACTATATGACGCTCGGCACTAGCGCTGGTTCGTTCCTAAATCAGCAATTGGATACGATATACACTTTCGATTATGATTATGCAGGCGGTGGAACTAATTTTATAAGGGATGCATCTAACAATCTTATCTCTGAATATCGTTTGAACATGACCAGCTATATTCAGAACCTGGTCAATAATAAAACAACAAGACGAGACTTTAAACTTTCGGCTCCATACGTCGTTCATTTCACTGCAAAAAAAGCAAGTGCTACGTCTCTTAACCCGTTAGCTTACGGTCGTGTGCAACTTGGTGGGGGCTCACATCCTACACAAAAAATGTATGTGCGTATCTATTACTCCAAGCAGTAA
- a CDS encoding glycogen/starch synthase, with product MVAAKKRILFIASEMSPYLEETDFSSIVNQLAIKANDSGFEIRCIMPRFGVINERRHRLHEVVRLSGINVSVDNDDYPLQIKVASLPNARLQVYFLENEDFFKRKFIYHDENEKWFDDNDLRTIFFCKGALETVKKFGWPPDIIHCSGWMTGLIPMYLQTAYKKEPVFGNSKLIYTVGQNTFKEKLGAKFLKLANIHASIKDKDLEPYKDANNTAMFRGGATYADAITFGAEKVDKKLLEEFNKVRGKKVLPFKPDGDLTDYLQLYTDLSSK from the coding sequence ATGGTAGCAGCAAAGAAAAGAATTTTATTTATTGCCAGTGAAATGTCGCCGTATCTGGAGGAAACAGATTTTTCTTCAATTGTCAATCAGCTGGCGATCAAAGCAAATGATAGTGGTTTCGAAATACGTTGCATAATGCCCCGTTTCGGTGTCATTAATGAACGTCGTCACCGTTTACACGAAGTGGTTAGGCTCAGTGGTATCAATGTTTCGGTTGACAATGATGATTATCCGCTCCAGATCAAAGTTGCTTCTTTGCCCAATGCACGTTTGCAGGTTTATTTCCTTGAGAACGAAGATTTTTTCAAACGCAAGTTCATTTATCATGATGAAAATGAAAAGTGGTTTGACGATAATGATCTGCGTACGATCTTCTTCTGCAAAGGAGCTCTTGAAACAGTAAAAAAATTCGGCTGGCCGCCAGACATTATTCATTGCAGTGGCTGGATGACTGGTTTGATTCCTATGTATCTGCAAACAGCGTACAAGAAAGAACCGGTTTTTGGGAACAGCAAACTCATTTACACTGTTGGTCAAAATACATTTAAGGAAAAACTTGGTGCTAAGTTTTTGAAGCTTGCGAATATTCATGCAAGTATTAAAGACAAAGACCTTGAACCTTATAAAGATGCGAATAACACAGCCATGTTCCGTGGTGGTGCAACGTATGCTGATGCGATTACATTTGGTGCCGAAAAGGTTGACAAAAAATTATTGGAAGAGTTCAACAAAGTGAGAGGCAAGAAAGTATTACCTTTTAAACCAGATGGTGATTTAACAGACTATTTACAACTATATACCGACCTTTCGTCGAAATAA
- the panC gene encoding pantoate--beta-alanine ligase yields the protein MLIFHTVQHLQKYLRRQRQKGLTTGFVPTMGALHQGHLSLMEESKKATDLTICSIFVNPTQFNDPKDFEKYPVTISTDIELLLKADVDVLFLPPVKEIYPNGTNDQPHYDLGFLETVLEGKYRPGHFQGVCQVMHRLLDIVKADDLFMGQKDYQQCMVINHLINTKLIPTKLHIAPTLRETDGLAMSSRNMRLTKEDRQTAVAISQALHQMKKQLQPGSLQKIKDEANAFLTATGFRVDYTELADADTLALVDYWNGTDPVVALIAAYIGEVRLIDNMQLNA from the coding sequence ATGCTCATTTTTCATACCGTTCAGCATTTACAGAAATACCTCCGCCGCCAAAGACAAAAAGGCTTGACAACGGGTTTTGTACCGACCATGGGAGCTTTGCATCAGGGTCATTTGTCATTGATGGAAGAAAGCAAAAAAGCTACTGACTTAACTATTTGCAGCATTTTTGTGAACCCCACACAGTTCAACGATCCGAAAGATTTTGAAAAATACCCGGTTACGATCAGTACAGATATTGAGCTTTTATTGAAGGCTGATGTTGATGTGCTCTTTCTACCTCCGGTTAAAGAGATTTACCCGAACGGAACAAATGATCAGCCCCATTACGATCTCGGCTTTTTGGAAACAGTGCTTGAGGGCAAATATCGTCCGGGCCATTTCCAGGGGGTTTGCCAGGTAATGCATCGGTTGTTGGATATTGTAAAAGCCGATGACTTATTTATGGGTCAGAAGGATTACCAGCAATGCATGGTCATCAATCATCTTATAAATACGAAGCTCATACCCACCAAACTTCATATTGCTCCTACCCTTCGTGAAACCGATGGACTGGCCATGAGCAGCCGAAATATGCGGTTAACAAAAGAGGACAGGCAAACAGCCGTGGCTATTTCGCAAGCGCTTCATCAAATGAAAAAGCAGTTGCAACCGGGTTCATTGCAAAAAATAAAAGACGAGGCAAACGCCTTTCTCACTGCGACAGGTTTCAGAGTTGATTATACCGAATTGGCGGATGCAGATACGCTTGCATTGGTTGATTACTGGAACGGCACAGATCCCGTAGTTGCATTAATTGCAGCTTATATTGGCGAAGTGAGGCTTATTGATAATATGCAATTAAATGCATGA